The bacterium genome contains a region encoding:
- a CDS encoding serine/threonine protein kinase, whose protein sequence is MSYHNNSSTLIGTTVSDYTVEERIWQGATSTVYKCTSANGKAKYGNIAALKVLHPYRREPIQIKRFAKEAQIQKKLNHKNIIQVYFYGKTGLSFFIFMEYVGGKNIRNFLQNSSVNDKQSLKMLKEVAEALEFTHNKNIIHNDIKPENILYDPTTNSFKLTDFGYARPIQRWFRKTEHSGGTAGYMAPERKQGVFNQRSDIYSFGVVMKEVLTDKIKDYKPELIFNKATQKNPDKRYASFTELIKDINNYLYQ, encoded by the coding sequence ATGTCTTATCACAATAATTCATCTACATTGATTGGGACTACTGTTTCAGATTACACTGTAGAGGAAAGAATCTGGCAAGGTGCAACTTCAACTGTATACAAATGTACAAGCGCAAATGGTAAAGCTAAATATGGGAATATTGCTGCTTTAAAAGTTTTACATCCATACAGAAGAGAGCCAATACAAATAAAAAGGTTTGCAAAAGAAGCACAAATACAAAAAAAGTTGAACCATAAGAATATAATACAGGTCTATTTTTATGGAAAAACTGGGCTTTCATTTTTTATTTTTATGGAGTATGTTGGAGGTAAAAACATTAGAAATTTTTTACAAAATTCAAGTGTCAACGATAAACAATCGCTAAAAATGCTAAAAGAGGTTGCGGAAGCCCTTGAGTTTACGCACAACAAAAATATTATACATAATGATATAAAACCTGAAAACATCCTTTACGACCCAACCACAAACTCTTTCAAACTTACTGATTTTGGTTACGCACGCCCTATACAAAGGTGGTTTAGAAAAACAGAACATTCGGGTGGGACTGCAGGCTATATGGCTCCAGAGAGAAAACAAGGTGTATTTAATCAAAGAAGCGACATTTACTCTTTTGGTGTTGTTATGAAAGAAGTTTTGACAGATAAAATTAAAGATTATAAACCTGAATTAATTTTTAATAAAGCTACTCAAAAAAACCCAGATAAGAGATATGCATCTTTTACAGAACTAATAAAAGATATAAACAATTATCTGTACCAATAA
- a CDS encoding metallophosphatase family protein, with amino-acid sequence MKIGIISDIHGNLEALKASLDFLEDKTDTIVSLGDIVGYGPDPETCVEIVSQKASILVRGNHEEYLVRDDMSALKETARLALIWTKEHLPSSFIEGFKEWQEKVEKSGVLYAHASVSNPLFKYLVSIKSVSEEFSILQQNICFVGHTHLPGGFKQSISDGKIETILPTFSGTLEVDIKQDYKYIINTGSVGQPRDGLPFACVGIHDLEEQTIVLHRITYPLKTTRDKIIKRGLPSILAKRIMQGI; translated from the coding sequence ATGAAAATAGGTATAATCTCAGATATTCACGGAAATTTGGAAGCATTGAAAGCATCCTTAGATTTTCTTGAAGATAAGACAGACACCATTGTTTCTCTCGGCGATATTGTGGGATACGGACCAGACCCAGAAACCTGCGTAGAGATAGTCTCTCAGAAAGCCTCCATTTTAGTGAGAGGTAACCACGAAGAATATCTTGTTCGTGATGATATGTCTGCCCTTAAAGAAACTGCACGGCTTGCTCTTATATGGACAAAAGAACATTTACCGTCTTCCTTTATAGAAGGTTTTAAAGAATGGCAAGAGAAGGTTGAAAAAAGTGGGGTTCTTTACGCTCACGCATCTGTTTCAAATCCATTATTCAAATATCTTGTTTCTATTAAAAGTGTCTCAGAAGAGTTTTCTATTCTTCAACAGAACATCTGCTTTGTGGGACATACCCATTTGCCCGGAGGGTTTAAACAAAGTATATCCGATGGTAAAATTGAAACAATCCTACCTACCTTCAGTGGTACCCTTGAAGTTGATATAAAACAAGATTATAAATATATCATCAACACAGGAAGCGTTGGACAACCAAGAGATGGACTGCCTTTTGCTTGTGTGGGTATACACGACTTAGAAGAACAAACAATTGTGCTACACAGAATCACATATCCGCTAAAAACAACAAGAGACAAAATCATAAAACGAGGGCTCCCTTCTATTCTTGCAAAAAGAATTATGCAAGGTATATAA
- a CDS encoding HAD-IA family hydrolase: MTKKLNKLKGVIFDFDGTLVSIHIDFKKLKKNLLEKAEEASFQIPDKNLPILEFLEYIRKNNSENNKTEDFISDINMSLLNEEIRSAEKARPLPGSLKLIKDLSEKGIKIGIFTRNCKQAVNCVIEKFNISCDVVITRDDVCNVKPAREHLEKTAKLLGLKNNEILVVGDHSMDIKSAKNFQALSCGIVSEYFTRYDFEQEEADFIFENLEDIGYLFGIKPLKTGKLPNGLLEYLLKTYIKNDSSVIEGPKIGVDCAVFKPDADILFAKTDPITLVGSDIGTYLVNVNINDILVMGGMPRWFLCSLIFQQGTTLNEIEGVFSQISYHCNKYNINWIGGHTEISESVKNNVACGFLTGVNIKNRHKREEAIKEGDKVFLVREVGIEAVSIIAREKYEFLKEHFEVEILDRLVNSIKIPGINILNEAKLLWENFPIKAMHDPTEGGLSTALYELAYRYKIGIEFTEEKLIFHPYIWELASIFDLNPYGIISSGCIVGIIGVNQAEAMAEFMKTKGVKCAIIGEVVGKDGVYIKSGKEEKKLTVFERDEITKL, translated from the coding sequence ATGACTAAAAAGTTAAACAAACTTAAAGGTGTTATATTCGATTTTGATGGAACTCTGGTATCAATACATATAGATTTTAAAAAATTGAAAAAAAATTTACTGGAAAAAGCAGAGGAAGCCTCTTTTCAAATACCAGATAAAAATTTACCTATCTTGGAGTTTCTCGAGTATATAAGAAAAAATAATAGCGAAAATAACAAGACTGAAGATTTTATATCTGATATAAATATGTCGTTACTCAATGAAGAGATAAGAAGCGCTGAAAAAGCAAGACCTTTACCGGGTAGTTTGAAACTGATTAAAGATTTAAGTGAAAAAGGGATTAAGATAGGTATTTTTACTCGTAACTGCAAGCAAGCAGTAAATTGTGTTATTGAAAAATTTAATATATCTTGTGATGTTGTAATAACAAGGGACGATGTTTGTAATGTAAAACCTGCCCGTGAGCACCTTGAGAAGACTGCTAAGTTATTGGGGTTGAAGAACAATGAAATTCTTGTTGTAGGCGACCATTCTATGGATATAAAGAGTGCAAAAAATTTTCAAGCTCTCTCTTGTGGAATCGTTTCTGAATATTTTACAAGATATGATTTTGAACAAGAAGAAGCAGATTTTATATTTGAAAATTTAGAAGATATTGGGTATCTTTTTGGGATAAAACCTTTAAAAACAGGTAAATTACCTAATGGTCTTCTTGAATATCTTTTAAAAACTTACATAAAAAACGATTCTTCTGTAATTGAGGGACCTAAAATAGGTGTTGATTGCGCAGTTTTTAAACCAGACGCTGATATCCTTTTTGCCAAGACCGACCCAATAACTCTTGTAGGAAGTGATATAGGGACTTATTTGGTTAATGTAAACATCAACGATATCCTTGTTATGGGAGGTATGCCAAGATGGTTTCTCTGTAGTCTTATATTTCAGCAAGGCACAACATTAAACGAAATTGAAGGTGTATTTTCTCAAATATCTTACCATTGCAATAAGTATAATATAAATTGGATAGGTGGGCATACAGAAATATCTGAATCGGTAAAAAACAATGTTGCCTGCGGATTTCTTACAGGTGTTAATATAAAAAATAGACATAAAAGAGAAGAGGCTATAAAAGAAGGAGATAAGGTTTTTCTTGTTAGAGAAGTAGGTATAGAAGCTGTTTCAATAATTGCAAGAGAGAAGTACGAATTTTTGAAAGAACATTTTGAAGTAGAGATACTTGATAGATTGGTTAACTCTATAAAAATTCCTGGTATTAATATTCTAAATGAAGCAAAATTGTTATGGGAAAACTTTCCAATCAAAGCCATGCACGACCCTACCGAAGGTGGTTTGTCAACTGCCCTATACGAACTTGCTTACAGATATAAGATAGGTATTGAGTTTACAGAGGAAAAGTTGATTTTTCATCCGTATATCTGGGAACTTGCTTCAATCTTTGATTTGAATCCGTATGGCATAATATCTTCAGGATGTATTGTGGGTATTATTGGTGTTAACCAAGCGGAAGCAATGGCAGAATTTATGAAAACTAAAGGAGTAAAATGTGCCATTATTGGAGAGGTTGTTGGTAAAGATGGTGTATATATTAAAAGCGGGAAAGAAGAGAAAAAACTAACAGTTTTTGAGAGAGATGAGATAACCAAACTTTAA
- a CDS encoding cation-translocating P-type ATPase, producing MKQIWNLSIEDVLELKKASLTEGLSEEEAKQRLKNFGLNELEDTGGRSSLIIFFEQFKDFIIWVLFSAALISGFLNEWVDAIVIFAIIILNALFGFVQEYRAEKSLSALKKLSSTQAKTLRNKQYIIIPSSKLVPGDIVKLESGDKVPADSRIAWQSSNFRVQESTITGESLPIAKNASTINETKISIREASNMVLMGTTVVSGKATVIVVDTGMNTEIGKTGKIIKEIKKETTPLQKKLEEFSKKIVFVCFFLVFIVFTLQWLRGGNLADIFLTSVSLAVAAIPEGLPAVVTIVLALSVQRMVKRNVLIRKLPSVETLGCTTVICSDKTGTLTKDEMTVRTIFVDDKTFNITGAGYKPEGKYELNESEIDLKNYPYLRELLQTSILCNNAELFKDNNTYKVNGDPTEAALLTAAAKVGLWKKTLEEEFIFLDEFPFDSERKKMTVIRKSKKDDGNIFLFTKGAVEELIKDCNFIVKDGQILDITEIDINNIIEKNNQFTDKAMRVLAIAYKEIENIPNNYNATSLETGLTLIGLTAMIDPPRLEAKISIAKCKQAGIRTVMITGDHKNTALAIAKELNILEKDSIALTGEELNSYDEATLLSRIKNISVYARVSAGHKLRVVRAWRKAGEVVAMTGDGINDAPAVKQADIGVAMGITGTDVTKEVSDMVIRDDNFASIVAAVEEGRGIYDNIKKFVHYLLSCNTGEILVMLVAALVGLPIPLLPIHILWINLVTDGLPALALGMEPIDKSIMSRPPRNPEVSIISKKMAILILVQGVFMSLCVLLAFTFILFVEKGSEGRARTGAFVVLACSQLFHSFNCRSLTKSIFKLGIFSNTKLILATLASFLLQIGAVSIPKAQKIFKTEPLGTLDWFIVLLISTFPLFAMEISKYILEKKKISFE from the coding sequence ATGAAGCAAATCTGGAATTTATCTATTGAAGATGTGCTTGAGTTAAAAAAAGCAAGTTTAACAGAAGGTCTTTCAGAAGAAGAGGCAAAACAACGACTCAAAAACTTCGGGTTAAATGAACTCGAAGATACTGGGGGGCGTTCCTCTCTAATAATATTTTTCGAACAATTTAAAGATTTTATTATTTGGGTACTCTTTTCTGCTGCTCTTATCTCTGGATTTCTTAATGAATGGGTAGATGCTATAGTTATATTTGCTATTATCATACTGAACGCTCTCTTTGGTTTTGTTCAAGAATATAGAGCCGAAAAATCTTTATCTGCATTAAAAAAACTTTCTTCTACTCAAGCAAAGACCCTCCGTAACAAACAATATATAATCATACCTTCCTCTAAACTTGTCCCTGGGGATATTGTTAAACTTGAATCAGGAGACAAAGTCCCTGCAGATAGTAGAATTGCTTGGCAAAGTTCAAATTTTAGGGTTCAAGAATCTACTATAACAGGCGAATCTCTCCCTATTGCCAAGAATGCTTCCACTATAAATGAGACAAAAATTTCCATAAGAGAAGCGTCTAATATGGTGCTTATGGGAACAACGGTAGTTTCTGGTAAAGCCACAGTAATAGTTGTTGATACTGGTATGAACACAGAAATAGGGAAAACAGGTAAAATAATAAAAGAGATAAAAAAAGAGACTACCCCTCTACAAAAAAAACTTGAAGAGTTTAGTAAAAAAATAGTGTTTGTCTGTTTTTTTCTTGTTTTCATCGTTTTTACTCTCCAATGGTTACGAGGAGGAAATTTAGCCGATATTTTCTTAACCTCTGTTAGCCTTGCTGTAGCTGCCATACCTGAAGGATTACCTGCTGTTGTTACAATAGTGCTGGCTTTAAGCGTTCAAAGAATGGTAAAACGGAATGTTCTTATAAGAAAACTCCCTTCTGTTGAAACATTGGGATGCACAACGGTTATATGTTCTGATAAAACTGGAACCTTAACAAAAGACGAAATGACAGTTAGAACGATTTTTGTAGATGATAAAACTTTTAATATTACTGGCGCTGGCTACAAACCAGAAGGCAAATATGAATTAAACGAATCCGAAATAGATTTAAAAAACTATCCTTACCTAAGAGAGTTACTACAAACCTCTATTTTGTGTAACAACGCTGAGTTGTTCAAAGATAACAACACATACAAAGTAAATGGAGACCCAACTGAAGCAGCCCTTTTAACAGCCGCAGCAAAAGTTGGTTTATGGAAAAAAACATTAGAAGAAGAGTTCATCTTTTTAGATGAGTTTCCTTTTGATTCAGAACGTAAAAAGATGACAGTTATACGAAAGAGTAAAAAAGATGATGGAAATATTTTTCTTTTCACAAAAGGTGCAGTAGAAGAACTCATCAAAGACTGTAATTTTATTGTAAAAGATGGACAGATACTTGATATTACTGAGATAGATATAAACAACATCATTGAAAAGAATAACCAATTTACTGATAAAGCAATGCGAGTCTTGGCTATTGCTTACAAAGAAATTGAAAATATACCTAATAACTATAACGCCACTTCATTAGAAACAGGGCTAACACTTATTGGGCTCACAGCAATGATAGACCCACCAAGGTTAGAAGCAAAGATTTCTATAGCCAAATGTAAACAGGCAGGCATAAGAACTGTAATGATAACAGGGGACCACAAAAACACAGCCTTAGCGATTGCTAAAGAACTTAATATATTAGAGAAGGATTCTATTGCTTTAACAGGTGAAGAATTGAACTCTTATGATGAGGCAACCTTATTAAGCAGAATAAAAAATATTTCAGTCTATGCGCGGGTTTCTGCTGGACATAAATTAAGGGTTGTAAGGGCTTGGCGTAAAGCAGGTGAGGTTGTTGCTATGACTGGCGACGGTATTAACGATGCGCCAGCAGTTAAGCAAGCAGATATCGGTGTGGCTATGGGAATAACAGGCACCGATGTCACAAAAGAGGTTTCTGATATGGTAATTAGGGATGATAATTTTGCATCAATAGTTGCTGCAGTAGAAGAAGGGAGAGGTATTTATGATAACATAAAAAAGTTTGTCCACTACCTTCTCTCTTGTAATACAGGGGAGATTCTTGTAATGCTTGTTGCTGCCCTTGTAGGATTACCTATTCCTCTTCTTCCTATACATATTCTCTGGATAAATCTTGTAACAGACGGTTTACCAGCGTTAGCGCTTGGAATGGAACCTATAGATAAATCAATAATGTCTCGGCCGCCAAGAAACCCAGAAGTTTCAATAATTTCCAAAAAGATGGCAATATTAATATTGGTTCAAGGAGTTTTTATGTCATTATGCGTTCTATTAGCGTTTACATTTATACTTTTTGTTGAAAAAGGCAGTGAAGGGAGAGCAAGAACAGGAGCTTTCGTTGTCCTTGCTTGTTCTCAACTGTTCCACTCTTTCAACTGTCGAAGCCTTACAAAATCCATTTTCAAACTTGGAATATTCAGTAATACCAAATTGATACTCGCAACCCTTGCATCTTTTTTATTACAAATAGGTGCTGTATCTATTCCGAAAGCACAAAAAATATTCAAAACAGAACCTCTCGGGACATTAGACTGGTTCATTGTTTTGCTTATATCAACATTTCCGCTTTTTGCTATGGAGATAAGTAAATATATTTTAGAAAAAAAGAAGATATCCTTTGAGTAA